The Antricoccus suffuscus genome window below encodes:
- a CDS encoding FAD-dependent monooxygenase, whose product MTASAPRHALISGASVAGPVVAYWLRRAGWRVTIVERASHIRNGGYPIDVRGTAAEVTQRMGVYDQIKDARLTRTVSQVIRPNGRKLIKVALNDIIAGVNTIDVELARGELTQILYDVTVGDVEYVFNDSIASIVEVTEGVHVTFVNADPQTFDVVIGADGIHSTTRRLAFGDESQYIHHLGPCVAIYNLSNSAIEPGKGYIYTQPGKSLSVRRSTAGPARVFAAFVVDDPSAIDVDDVKAASRTMKEIYRGAKWPLASGLVEAVETADELYFDTVSQIKMATWSRGRIGLVGDAAFAPSFLSGQGTSIAILGGYVLATELQATTDVSAALNAYETRLRSFIEKNQALAIRKKSNVLPRDAKSLRQRNRRFVTVPILKRLGLMRTLSGDVREASNELSIADYGLGR is encoded by the coding sequence GTGACCGCATCCGCACCTCGACATGCCCTCATATCCGGCGCCAGTGTCGCCGGGCCTGTCGTCGCATACTGGCTTCGCCGCGCCGGTTGGCGAGTGACAATTGTCGAGCGCGCATCCCACATTCGCAACGGTGGCTACCCGATAGACGTCAGGGGAACAGCGGCAGAGGTCACACAACGCATGGGGGTATACGACCAGATCAAAGATGCTCGTTTAACCCGCACGGTATCCCAGGTCATCCGGCCGAACGGTCGCAAGCTGATCAAGGTCGCCCTGAACGACATCATCGCCGGAGTAAACACAATCGATGTGGAGCTCGCAAGGGGCGAACTGACTCAAATTCTTTACGACGTCACAGTCGGGGACGTCGAGTACGTCTTTAACGACTCGATCGCATCAATCGTTGAAGTGACCGAGGGCGTGCACGTCACATTCGTGAATGCAGATCCTCAGACATTCGATGTCGTCATCGGCGCAGACGGAATCCATTCCACAACCCGTCGGCTTGCATTTGGGGACGAGTCGCAGTACATCCACCACCTCGGGCCTTGCGTTGCGATCTACAACCTCTCAAATTCAGCGATCGAGCCTGGAAAAGGCTATATATATACGCAACCCGGTAAAAGCCTATCTGTACGACGATCGACGGCCGGCCCGGCTCGTGTCTTCGCTGCGTTCGTCGTGGACGATCCAAGCGCGATAGATGTCGACGATGTCAAAGCAGCCAGCCGAACAATGAAGGAGATCTATCGTGGCGCCAAGTGGCCGTTGGCGTCCGGTCTGGTTGAAGCGGTAGAGACCGCTGACGAGCTGTACTTCGACACGGTCAGCCAGATCAAGATGGCTACGTGGAGCCGAGGACGGATTGGACTCGTCGGTGATGCTGCGTTTGCGCCATCCTTCCTATCTGGTCAGGGCACCAGCATCGCGATTCTCGGAGGGTACGTCCTCGCCACAGAACTTCAGGCCACCACAGATGTCAGCGCCGCACTCAACGCATATGAGACGCGCCTACGGTCGTTCATCGAGAAGAATCAGGCCCTTGCTATCCGTAAGAAGTCGAACGTGCTGCCGAGAGACGCCAAATCCTTGCGGCAGCGGAACCGGCGATTTGTGACTGTACCGATACTCAAGCGACTCGGTTTGATGCGAACGCTGAGCGGGGACGTTCGGGAAGCATCGAACGAGTTGTCGATCGCCGATTACGGGCTCGGCCGGTGA
- a CDS encoding alpha/beta fold hydrolase, translating to MNRQAVGSGPAPITRHLETNGLKVAYVEVGAGDPLILIHGAESDRHQFARLQKYLGHDCRSISYDQRDSGATTSPPEPFTMTDLAADVVHLMDALGIDRAHVLGTSYGGMIAQHVALDYPDRLASLILVSTTPTTSVRTPESERLVAMSAEERSEAFIDLLVTPEGRASPEVAAQSRRALAPRTPEQTARRRAAAANHETRNLLNSIEVPTLVIHGSDDRVTPVSWAELLAEQITHAQLRTIKGARHGLTTEFPEKIADYVRQFIGASAI from the coding sequence ATGAATAGGCAAGCCGTCGGCTCAGGGCCGGCACCCATAACACGACACCTCGAAACCAACGGTTTGAAAGTTGCGTACGTTGAAGTTGGCGCAGGCGACCCACTCATACTCATCCACGGAGCAGAAAGCGATCGTCATCAGTTTGCGAGACTGCAGAAGTACCTAGGTCACGACTGCCGCTCGATCTCATATGACCAGCGTGATTCGGGTGCTACCACTAGCCCGCCCGAACCGTTCACAATGACGGACCTGGCCGCCGATGTCGTCCACCTGATGGATGCGCTTGGTATCGATAGAGCTCACGTGCTGGGAACCTCGTACGGCGGCATGATCGCGCAACATGTCGCACTTGACTACCCGGACCGGTTGGCATCCCTGATTCTCGTCAGCACCACCCCGACCACATCAGTACGAACTCCAGAGTCGGAACGACTGGTCGCGATGTCCGCTGAGGAGCGTTCCGAGGCGTTTATCGACTTGCTAGTGACGCCGGAAGGACGCGCCAGTCCAGAGGTCGCGGCGCAGAGCCGCCGCGCGCTAGCCCCCCGCACCCCGGAGCAGACTGCACGCCGACGGGCGGCCGCGGCGAACCATGAAACGCGGAACCTGCTCAACTCGATCGAGGTACCGACATTGGTTATTCACGGTAGCGATGATCGTGTTACCCCGGTTTCGTGGGCGGAACTCCTTGCCGAGCAGATCACGCATGCGCAACTGCGCACTATCAAGGGAGCCCGTCACGGACTCACCACCGAATTCCCCGAGAAGATTGCGGACTACGTTCGGCAATTCATCGGAGCGTCGGCTATATGA
- a CDS encoding dipeptide ABC transporter ATP-binding protein: MTVTNEVTSTPHGTRAALDIADLSVAFRRDGRTVRIVDGLTIHVDPGEAVAIVGESGSGKTVTAKSALDLLPHGLHIKGDVRVQGRETGQLNDRDRRAMRGTEIAMIMQDPFTALNPLERCGTQITAALRRPNGRRLPKAERRTEAIRRLREVGITDPEVADRYPFELSGGMSQRVSIAAAIAQNPKVLIADEPTTSLDVTTQKEILELLARLRATHGLALVLITHDLRVAFSVCDRAYVMYAGQVVETARSAKLVASPAHPYTANLLLADPPLDRRVAVLANIPGSVPAPGARPTGCSFAPRCIWAQDKCKEAPVGLVPVTDRDHLARCVRHEDIADEIRAMNREHDRAEDTSNQRPREGAVIATTAARRTYGAKVAVGGATIKVHNGESVGIVGESGSGKTTLARMLIGLTRPTSGEVLVGGVDLGARPSKDDWERVRSTVQMAFQDPFSTLNPHRTVGATLRDALRMVSGNDLHARTEELLDLVGLPASYANKMPAQLSGGERQRVAITRALARRPSVMICDEIVSALDVSVQAHILNLMRRLQNELGLGYVFITHDLAVVRQITDRIYVMQHGEIVEEGATEQVLDHPTQLYTRQLLDSIPTTGHGATNNE; encoded by the coding sequence ATGACAGTGACCAACGAAGTGACGAGCACACCGCATGGGACGCGCGCGGCACTCGATATCGCTGATCTAAGTGTCGCATTTCGGCGAGATGGCCGAACTGTGCGGATCGTCGACGGTCTGACCATTCACGTTGACCCAGGCGAGGCCGTAGCAATCGTTGGCGAGTCCGGTAGCGGAAAGACAGTCACAGCCAAATCTGCGTTGGACCTCCTTCCACATGGGCTTCATATCAAGGGCGACGTCCGTGTCCAGGGACGAGAGACGGGCCAGTTGAATGACCGGGACCGGCGAGCCATGCGCGGAACCGAAATCGCCATGATCATGCAGGACCCGTTCACCGCGCTCAATCCGCTGGAGCGGTGTGGCACGCAAATTACTGCGGCTTTGCGGCGCCCGAACGGGCGACGATTGCCCAAGGCCGAACGGCGTACCGAGGCGATCCGGCGGCTCCGCGAGGTCGGTATCACCGATCCTGAAGTAGCGGATCGGTATCCGTTCGAATTGTCCGGTGGGATGAGCCAACGCGTGAGCATCGCTGCGGCGATCGCGCAGAATCCGAAGGTACTTATCGCTGACGAGCCGACCACGTCCCTCGACGTGACGACTCAAAAGGAGATCCTCGAGCTCCTGGCGCGTCTTCGTGCTACCCACGGCCTCGCCCTGGTTCTGATCACACACGACCTCCGCGTGGCCTTCTCTGTCTGTGATCGCGCATATGTCATGTATGCAGGCCAGGTCGTCGAAACTGCCAGATCAGCCAAACTGGTCGCCTCGCCAGCTCATCCGTATACCGCCAATCTATTGCTGGCAGATCCGCCATTGGATCGACGCGTCGCTGTACTGGCAAATATTCCCGGATCGGTACCGGCACCGGGAGCCCGTCCGACCGGTTGCAGTTTCGCTCCTCGCTGCATCTGGGCTCAGGACAAATGCAAAGAGGCTCCAGTAGGGCTAGTGCCCGTCACGGACCGAGACCACCTGGCTCGTTGCGTGCGGCACGAGGACATCGCAGACGAAATCCGAGCCATGAATCGCGAACACGATCGCGCGGAAGATACATCGAACCAACGTCCTCGAGAGGGCGCCGTCATCGCAACAACCGCGGCACGCCGAACCTATGGAGCCAAGGTCGCGGTGGGAGGCGCCACGATCAAGGTGCACAACGGCGAAAGCGTGGGCATCGTTGGAGAGTCCGGGTCAGGAAAGACAACCCTAGCTCGAATGCTCATCGGGCTGACACGGCCCACATCAGGCGAAGTCTTGGTCGGAGGTGTCGACTTAGGCGCGCGACCGTCTAAGGACGATTGGGAACGCGTCCGATCGACCGTGCAGATGGCCTTTCAGGATCCATTTTCCACACTCAACCCCCATCGCACAGTCGGTGCAACCCTTCGAGATGCACTGCGCATGGTCTCTGGGAATGATCTTCACGCGCGGACCGAGGAACTCCTTGACCTCGTGGGCCTACCTGCGTCGTACGCAAACAAAATGCCCGCCCAGCTATCCGGCGGCGAAAGACAGCGAGTGGCGATCACCCGTGCCCTCGCCCGCCGACCATCAGTCATGATCTGTGACGAGATCGTATCCGCACTCGACGTTTCGGTGCAGGCACACATCCTAAATCTGATGCGCAGGCTCCAGAACGAGCTAGGTCTCGGCTATGTCTTCATCACACACGACCTCGCCGTTGTGCGACAGATCACCGATCGGATCTACGTTATGCAGCACGGCGAGATCGTCGAGGAGGGGGCCACGGAACAAGTTCTCGATCACCCGACTCAGCTGTATACCCGCCAACTGCTCGACTCCATACCCACGACAGGACACGGTGCCACGAACAATGAATAG
- a CDS encoding ABC transporter permease, translating to MTSLDASIGETFGDRKRQWGYSRPPVIVVLATLVLITVVVLVAFPGVAPYDASYINPGDALQGPSSRHLLGTDQLGRDILSRVIFGARTAFLAPLALAGITILLGLVLGLLAGFAGGWVDSVISRIVDVLYSIPALMVAIIVVGVTGGGLVLALLVLIVFNLPTNVRLIRASVLERVRLPYIEAARTTGLSNAEILVNQLIPALVPLLVTTFFLQFTYGIVEVSSLSFLGLGVPPGSPDWGRMMFENRALLSSNMWATAAPGILLVLLAVSANVIGDWVFARHESEVRER from the coding sequence ATGACATCGTTGGACGCAAGTATTGGCGAAACGTTCGGCGATCGCAAGCGACAGTGGGGCTATTCGCGTCCGCCAGTGATCGTCGTACTCGCCACGTTGGTGCTGATCACTGTGGTCGTTCTTGTCGCGTTCCCTGGTGTCGCTCCCTACGACGCTTCGTACATCAACCCCGGCGACGCCCTCCAGGGACCTAGCTCTCGTCATCTGCTTGGGACGGATCAACTTGGTCGGGACATCTTGTCTCGAGTAATCTTCGGCGCCCGCACCGCATTCCTCGCACCGCTCGCCCTCGCAGGCATAACGATCCTGCTTGGCTTGGTACTTGGCCTACTCGCTGGCTTCGCTGGTGGATGGGTCGACAGTGTCATCAGCCGAATCGTCGATGTGCTCTACTCTATCCCTGCGTTGATGGTTGCCATCATCGTCGTGGGGGTCACCGGAGGCGGTTTGGTCCTAGCACTACTCGTGTTGATCGTATTCAACCTACCCACCAACGTTCGTTTAATCCGTGCTTCGGTACTCGAGCGCGTTCGGCTGCCCTACATTGAGGCTGCCCGCACCACCGGACTTTCGAACGCGGAAATCCTGGTCAACCAATTGATCCCCGCATTGGTACCACTCCTAGTTACCACCTTTTTCCTGCAATTCACCTACGGGATCGTAGAGGTATCGTCCCTGTCGTTCCTGGGTCTTGGTGTCCCTCCTGGATCGCCAGACTGGGGCCGGATGATGTTCGAAAACCGGGCGCTACTTTCCTCCAACATGTGGGCGACTGCCGCCCCTGGCATTCTGTTGGTCCTACTGGCGGTCTCGGCGAACGTTATCGGTGACTGGGTATTCGCTCGGCACGAAAGCGAGGTAAGGGAACGATGA
- a CDS encoding ABC transporter permease, producing MVRETTIGTSRPRSQASRVLAFVAKRLLTAIMVLLVVTVLVFAFIHAAPGGPEQAIAGPDADPAQLAAIRATYGLDDPLPQQYLRFLGSLAHFDLGTSYSLHESVISAIWRAATVVTIPLLLISWFLSTTIGSLLGYFAARSRGGVLDRTIVGFAILGASSPIFATGMLISYIFGVKLGWFPFIGVGGDESLRQLVLPGAAATVLLLASSTKLARVRFAQILDEDQVTFARARGLSPQYIAGKAILKNSAVHLVTWSGSLFVALLGGLVVVEQVFSLSGVGTLLINAISARDIPLIQGITLAIAIGVVLVNLAVDLICLAIDPRVRLGLEVEA from the coding sequence ATGGTCAGGGAGACCACCATCGGGACCTCTCGACCTCGGTCGCAGGCTTCGCGTGTCTTGGCGTTCGTGGCAAAAAGACTGCTTACGGCGATCATGGTGCTGCTGGTCGTTACGGTTCTTGTATTCGCTTTCATCCATGCCGCTCCCGGCGGTCCCGAGCAGGCGATCGCCGGCCCCGACGCCGACCCTGCTCAACTGGCTGCGATCCGTGCGACCTACGGCCTTGACGACCCACTGCCCCAGCAGTATCTGCGATTCTTAGGGTCATTAGCGCACTTCGATCTCGGAACCTCCTACTCACTGCACGAGTCGGTCATTTCGGCGATATGGCGGGCGGCGACGGTGGTGACCATCCCCCTACTGCTCATCTCATGGTTTCTCTCGACCACAATTGGTAGCCTCCTCGGCTACTTCGCCGCTCGTAGCCGAGGAGGCGTCCTAGATCGCACGATTGTCGGATTCGCCATCCTCGGGGCGAGTTCGCCGATTTTTGCCACGGGGATGCTGATCTCGTATATTTTCGGCGTAAAACTCGGTTGGTTCCCGTTCATCGGGGTCGGTGGCGACGAGAGCCTCCGGCAACTAGTGCTGCCCGGAGCAGCCGCAACGGTTCTGCTATTGGCATCGTCAACCAAACTGGCCAGAGTCCGGTTCGCCCAGATCCTGGATGAAGACCAGGTAACGTTCGCGCGGGCACGGGGACTTTCCCCGCAATATATTGCAGGGAAAGCGATTCTGAAAAACTCGGCTGTCCACCTGGTGACATGGTCCGGGTCCCTATTTGTTGCGCTGCTTGGTGGTCTGGTGGTGGTCGAGCAGGTATTTAGCTTATCCGGGGTTGGAACTCTGCTGATCAACGCCATCAGCGCTCGGGACATTCCACTTATCCAGGGCATCACACTAGCAATCGCGATCGGAGTGGTGCTGGTCAATCTGGCCGTGGACTTGATCTGCCTCGCCATCGACCCACGGGTCAGGCTTGGGCTGGAGGTAGAAGCATGA
- a CDS encoding ABC transporter substrate-binding protein produces MSDREPLATLVKKFAAASSANENWMQSSLNCISSSVYGRATLSKVIGIHRGGALVALLVTVILVLTACSGNGSSESKGEGSTLKLLLPFLADTWDTRDTSSVELAPGLLVNEPLMTYQADGTFAPTLAVKVDHPDPLTYVYTLRTGVKFSDGAKLTPEDVKYSFDLHIAKGTTSKIARYWAGKTVSVEGADQVKVTLPGPDPEFPYTITKTGIVEKAYYEKNNGQVGTPNVPQIGTGPYTYESFSAGTSVTLERNSGYWGKEAPYKSISFVTPKDDGSRLLALQSGDYDGIFLPPLSQVPAIKAVQGLSSVKTSDVAIYRISFDMKKAPFDDVHVRKAITHLVDRESLIKTAFGGEATIANSLVPKETLIGLADAAPVDSAYKKFGSELTYDLSAAKAELAQSSVPSGFDVEVPVHASDPTESLIAQTLAQSLKQIGINVSVKSVDDATFGNAVYLDHTTGGLMVDSWNAGSPEPGNLPFSVLTPGSIANLSQLDDPAVNEALKAYRNLEPGTEAQTKLLDALTAAQSQAAYVPIAFSNIYTFAIDSLQVKDFTSFWWLTPIIETLVSK; encoded by the coding sequence ATGTCGGATCGTGAACCTCTGGCGACACTGGTGAAAAAATTTGCTGCGGCATCTAGCGCAAATGAGAATTGGATGCAATCATCTCTAAATTGCATCTCCTCGTCTGTCTATGGAAGGGCAACCTTGTCCAAAGTAATCGGCATTCATCGCGGCGGCGCTCTCGTGGCGCTTCTTGTCACCGTCATTCTGGTTCTCACTGCATGCAGCGGCAACGGCTCGTCCGAAAGCAAAGGAGAAGGTTCCACCCTCAAACTTCTTCTGCCGTTCCTCGCGGACACCTGGGATACTCGTGACACCTCGTCGGTCGAGCTAGCACCGGGCCTGCTCGTCAACGAGCCGTTGATGACCTACCAAGCTGACGGCACGTTTGCACCGACGCTGGCTGTGAAGGTGGACCACCCGGATCCACTAACCTACGTATACACATTGCGCACCGGTGTCAAGTTTTCCGACGGCGCGAAGCTGACCCCTGAAGATGTCAAGTATTCGTTCGACCTGCACATCGCCAAAGGCACGACGTCCAAGATTGCGCGTTACTGGGCGGGCAAAACGGTGTCGGTCGAAGGTGCCGATCAAGTGAAGGTCACACTTCCGGGCCCGGATCCAGAGTTCCCGTACACCATCACCAAGACCGGTATCGTAGAGAAAGCGTATTACGAGAAGAACAATGGCCAGGTGGGGACGCCTAATGTGCCCCAAATCGGGACGGGTCCATACACTTACGAGTCGTTTAGTGCAGGGACCTCGGTGACATTAGAGCGAAATTCTGGATACTGGGGCAAAGAGGCGCCGTACAAGTCGATCAGTTTCGTAACGCCGAAAGATGACGGAAGCAGACTGCTCGCGCTACAGTCGGGCGATTACGACGGGATTTTCCTTCCCCCGCTTAGTCAAGTGCCCGCCATTAAAGCCGTGCAGGGTTTGTCCAGTGTGAAAACATCCGATGTTGCTATCTACCGCATAAGTTTCGACATGAAGAAGGCCCCGTTTGATGACGTGCACGTCCGTAAGGCAATTACACATCTGGTTGATCGCGAATCCTTAATCAAGACTGCTTTCGGGGGTGAAGCGACCATTGCGAATTCATTAGTGCCTAAGGAAACTCTAATTGGACTTGCCGACGCTGCGCCGGTCGATAGTGCCTATAAGAAGTTCGGCTCGGAATTGACCTATGACCTATCCGCTGCGAAAGCTGAACTGGCTCAATCCAGTGTTCCTAGCGGGTTTGACGTTGAAGTTCCAGTCCACGCGAGCGATCCTACGGAGTCCTTGATTGCCCAAACGCTTGCTCAGTCACTCAAACAGATAGGCATCAACGTATCGGTGAAATCGGTTGACGACGCTACCTTCGGCAACGCGGTCTACCTTGATCACACGACGGGCGGACTGATGGTGGACTCCTGGAATGCGGGTTCACCAGAACCGGGGAACCTGCCGTTCAGCGTCCTCACTCCTGGCTCGATCGCGAACCTCTCACAGCTTGACGATCCAGCCGTCAACGAGGCTTTGAAGGCCTACCGCAATCTTGAGCCCGGTACGGAAGCTCAGACCAAGCTTCTGGACGCGCTGACGGCGGCTCAAAGCCAAGCAGCATATGTCCCCATCGCCTTTTCCAATATCTATACATTTGCGATTGACAGTCTGCAGGTCAAGGACTTCACCTCGTTTTGGTGGCTGACGCCCATTATTGAAACTTTGGTGAGTAAGTGA
- a CDS encoding gamma-glutamyltransferase family protein, protein MGDALTSFDVAFHPTLAYIASNHINFRCNTRRCPVTPHFLTRPDLKGSFGMCASSHWIASAVGQSVLERNGNAFDAAVAMGFVLHVVEPHLNGPGGEVVALIAPVGSRPQTLNGQGVAPEAATIAHFESLGLDMVPGAGALAAAVPGAFDAWLLLLRDHGTWELADALAYAEHYARIGHSVVPKEADTIATVAGLFREHWPTSAAQWLVDGTAPQGGQWVRNSAYARTLNRLGAAAVGPDREARIDAARREWRSGFVAKAIDAFIECTPHRHASGTSHYGVITGQDISDFEASYEDPIIGQFRGTDIVKPGPWSQGPVLLQIMAILDGYSDSELDLASADSIHRVLEAMKLALADRDAYYGPDLPVETLQTLISAEYANSRRALIGETASRDLRPGDPGGVSPFLPPLRHDAPIAGGLDIGTGEPTVSVTGTTQGDTCHLDVVDRWGNTISATPSGGWLQSSPTIPELGFQLGTRLQMTWLDRRSASALRPGGRPRTTLSPTLLMRNGEAVSALGSPGGDQQDQWQALYLVRVLAGGKSPQQAIDAPAFNTTAYVGSFWPRQWNPRGATVEDRVGAEVISDLERRGHVVTRAGEWALGRLSSVTRDPSAGIFSAAANPRGAQGYAAGR, encoded by the coding sequence GTGGGCGACGCGCTTACGTCTTTCGATGTCGCGTTTCATCCAACACTGGCTTATATTGCATCCAATCATATCAATTTCAGATGCAACACGAGAAGGTGCCCGGTGACCCCCCATTTTTTGACACGTCCAGATCTAAAAGGCTCCTTCGGCATGTGCGCCTCGAGCCACTGGATTGCATCGGCCGTCGGCCAGTCGGTACTGGAGAGGAACGGCAACGCCTTCGACGCGGCGGTCGCTATGGGATTTGTCCTGCACGTGGTGGAACCTCATCTGAACGGGCCAGGGGGAGAAGTCGTTGCACTTATCGCGCCAGTGGGAAGCCGACCGCAAACGCTAAATGGTCAAGGAGTCGCCCCCGAAGCGGCCACGATCGCGCATTTCGAAAGTCTAGGCCTAGACATGGTGCCAGGGGCCGGTGCATTGGCTGCGGCAGTGCCGGGTGCGTTCGATGCGTGGTTGCTGCTCTTACGTGATCACGGAACATGGGAGCTTGCCGACGCCCTTGCATACGCAGAACACTACGCACGCATCGGGCATAGCGTCGTTCCTAAGGAAGCCGACACGATCGCGACCGTTGCCGGGCTTTTCCGCGAGCATTGGCCGACGTCAGCGGCGCAGTGGCTCGTGGACGGTACGGCGCCGCAAGGTGGTCAGTGGGTGCGGAACTCTGCGTATGCGCGAACTTTGAATCGTCTGGGCGCGGCGGCCGTGGGGCCCGATCGTGAAGCGCGAATCGATGCCGCACGCCGGGAATGGCGCAGCGGATTTGTAGCTAAAGCGATCGATGCTTTCATCGAGTGCACTCCGCATCGCCACGCTTCGGGAACGTCCCATTACGGCGTCATCACCGGCCAGGACATTTCCGATTTCGAAGCTAGCTACGAAGACCCAATCATTGGGCAGTTTCGCGGGACTGACATCGTCAAACCAGGACCATGGTCGCAAGGGCCAGTGTTGTTACAGATCATGGCGATCTTGGATGGGTATTCCGACTCTGAACTCGATCTGGCGAGCGCGGACAGCATCCACCGCGTGCTCGAAGCGATGAAATTGGCGCTTGCCGACCGTGACGCCTACTACGGGCCTGATTTACCCGTAGAGACACTTCAGACTCTGATCTCGGCAGAGTACGCAAACAGTCGGCGCGCCCTCATCGGTGAGACCGCGTCGCGAGATTTACGCCCTGGCGACCCGGGTGGGGTTTCGCCGTTTCTCCCCCCTCTGCGCCACGACGCGCCTATTGCAGGCGGCTTGGACATCGGAACTGGCGAGCCGACGGTTAGCGTCACTGGGACGACCCAAGGCGATACCTGCCACCTCGATGTCGTAGACCGCTGGGGAAACACGATCTCGGCGACACCTTCCGGAGGGTGGTTGCAGTCCTCGCCGACGATCCCCGAGCTTGGATTCCAGCTGGGTACACGACTCCAAATGACATGGCTTGACAGACGTAGTGCATCAGCACTGCGCCCGGGTGGGCGACCCCGAACTACGCTTTCACCCACCCTGCTTATGCGAAACGGCGAGGCCGTGAGTGCTCTTGGATCGCCCGGCGGAGATCAACAGGACCAGTGGCAAGCGCTTTACCTCGTACGTGTGCTTGCGGGTGGGAAATCACCTCAACAGGCAATCGATGCGCCAGCCTTTAACACGACGGCTTACGTAGGCAGTTTCTGGCCACGTCAATGGAACCCCAGAGGAGCCACAGTGGAGGACCGCGTCGGTGCAGAGGTGATCTCCGATCTTGAACGCCGCGGTCACGTGGTGACGCGTGCCGGCGAGTGGGCGCTCGGTCGATTGTCCTCCGTCACCCGTGATCCGAGCGCGGGGATCTTCTCTGCGGCCGCCAATCCGCGAGGTGCGCAGGGTTACGCGGCCGGTCGGTAA
- a CDS encoding GntR family transcriptional regulator, with translation MTSNAADGSHYDVEVKLSSTDRVLTELQKSIITGAIPIGTWLRHSALAKDYGVSRTPVREALRVLAAQGVVTIVPNRGARVNGPSSRDIRELGEVRSELQGLAAELAAERINDAQLSRMHHAWDAFRCSLDTVERTDRHDLADMWGDANEDFHSVIVEAAGNHQLSLTLMDLHRRMPRNLSFGAYAGNTHLLRKNLAEHDRIGQAIADHDASTARRLMAAHFKHANQATARWVESRVQDEQESIRPIQNSEDVTSARPVSYSGDQDGVPAQHSGKLL, from the coding sequence GTGACGTCGAATGCAGCCGACGGGAGCCACTACGACGTTGAGGTAAAGCTGTCATCGACCGACCGCGTTCTGACCGAGTTGCAAAAATCCATCATTACCGGCGCTATCCCCATCGGGACCTGGCTACGCCACAGTGCCTTGGCCAAAGACTATGGCGTCAGTCGAACCCCTGTACGTGAGGCCTTGCGAGTTCTGGCGGCGCAGGGCGTCGTGACCATCGTTCCGAACCGGGGCGCTCGGGTAAACGGCCCCTCAAGTCGAGACATCCGCGAGCTTGGAGAAGTGCGCTCAGAACTCCAGGGCCTCGCCGCAGAACTCGCCGCAGAACGTATCAACGACGCCCAACTTAGCCGTATGCATCACGCATGGGACGCATTCCGCTGTTCTCTCGACACGGTCGAGAGAACAGACCGCCACGACCTCGCAGACATGTGGGGTGATGCAAATGAAGACTTCCATTCGGTCATCGTCGAAGCCGCCGGAAACCACCAACTCAGCTTGACCCTTATGGACTTGCATCGGCGTATGCCCCGCAACCTCTCTTTCGGCGCATATGCGGGCAATACCCATCTACTCCGTAAGAACCTGGCGGAGCACGACCGAATCGGCCAGGCAATCGCAGATCACGACGCAAGCACGGCGCGGCGACTAATGGCTGCGCACTTCAAGCATGCCAATCAGGCGACGGCGCGATGGGTCGAGTCCCGGGTCCAAGACGAACAGGAGAGTATTCGTCCGATTCAGAACAGCGAAGACGTCACTTCCGCTCGACCGGTCTCGTATTCAGGAGACCAGGACGGGGTTCCGGCACAACACAGTGGCAAACTTCTTTGA